Within Lolium rigidum isolate FL_2022 chromosome 5, APGP_CSIRO_Lrig_0.1, whole genome shotgun sequence, the genomic segment cggggagagatgttatggtcgggctgacctatacacgcaagaagcacactagtggctagttgtgggcttagcccaagtaaattaggggcttagcccaagtaaattagggtttagaggaggccgtcctcctatataaacacttgtaccCCTTCGTGATTAATCAGACAAATATTCAGTATCatactgtctcgtctcctgaagggagacgggagacccctgcgcccagccgcacctaaccctagccgccgcctccttcctccgcgacggcgcccagccgccggagccgagccctccagcctctccgccctcacttccacccttacaacctccgccctagactcggtagaaccctagcccctACCACAGACACTTGTTGCCTTGTTGGTTGACACCCAGAGATTGTGCTATACAACTTGCATAGTGACATGGCATCGCCATGGAGCTCAAGAATGCCTTCTCAACCTCCACTGAAGCATTTCTCCCGAGCAAGTACATCATGTATTCCATCACCATGGCATCACAGGGCAACGTGATCCTGCCATCGCGCTGACGAAACCAAACTCCTGAGACATGCGGAGGAGCTCTCTGAAGATCAGCGTGCCAAGTTACGGTAACGGCACCTCAAAACGAGTCCCATCAGTTGTGTACATGACACAGTGACCCTTGCCTGGCACTGCCATTGAGCACCCTTGGGCTTCTTTTGTCACCATAATGGCAAGTTGCTTTCTGAGGGATGCCACCATTTGCCACTTCTCTGCTAGTTGAGAAATTCTCTAGTCACTAATCATGGTCAGTTCTTTCTTCTGAAAGGCGGGACTGGAGACTCTACCTGAGTTGCAATGCTTTGTTTGTCTTAGAAGATGGTGTTTGGAGGGCACTGGACCAATAATTTATAGCTGACGAGAAGTAGGAGGCCTGTCAAATGCAGTTGATTACTGGGTAAAGGCCTATAGGGACACGGCCATGAGTCTGGTACGTGCAATGTCGCAAGCTGATCAAAGCAATGTTATTTACATTTACATGTTGCTTTGGGCCTAGCTGTTTGGTGTGTGCTGGGTACATAACCGTGCACCGCCAGTGACATGTTTAGTGGGTAAGCAGCATGAGAACCCCAGGCAAACGAGTTGAATGAGTGAGACTTAATTCTTTAGCTATTGTGCGATGATATATTGGCAGACAATCCTTGtaattacaacaacaacaacaaccaagcctttcagtcccaaataagttggggtaggctagagttgaaacccataagatctcgaagccaagtcatggttccggaacgtggatagctaacttccacgcacccctgtccatggctaaatctttgtcgatattccaaaccttcaggtctctcttaacggactcctcccatatcaagtttggtctaccacgacccctcttaacattctcagcacgctttaaccgtccgctatgcactggcgcttccggaggcctccgttggacaGGGGTGATAGTGAAATCTAGCCAGCACGTTCAGTTGTCAATAGTTTTCCTTTGGCAGATGATATACTGAATTAGTTATATTTATGATTGCACTTTAATGCGTATTTTTTACATTTTGATTGGGTATGAACAGTGTCATATCTCAGTCCTGTTGATGGCCTGCCTGACTTGTAGCATTGCATGTGGAAACCACTCTTTAGTTCTTTCTCTGCACTTTCCTTTGGCCTTCTAACAGCTGCATTCCTGAAGATTGTGAATAACAGGCATGCACCAAACCTTGGACCGACACACTTCTTATTGCGTGTTTTTCTGGCGTACTACCTTCTGTGAAGTTTTATGAGTTGGAGGACATTCGGTATTCGGTATAGTTAATCATCAGTTGTTTCTATGCCAAAAAAACTTTGTTAAACTCCTAAATAAAGCTTGTTTTGTCTTCCATCTTGTGATTTTTATCCTACTTCATTACCTCATATAGTGATGGTCTTTAAATTTTTTTTCCTACAAATTCATTGTTGAAAATGGCTCCTGTACCACCTGATCAtttcaaaaattcacattttTTGACCTTTTTAGTGGTCTGGCTTAGATGATAGGTTGGAAAGAAACTTGTGTATACTCTGTGTAGCAGGATGAAACAATCGACATCTAAAAATAGTCACAACCATTGTTGCTCCTTTGCACAGTTGTATCATGCGAACTCAAATGTAAGAGAAGAATGGCTGCAAGCCAGCAACTTCTGGTTGGCCAAAATAATACTGCTTTGTTGCTTTGATGATCACATTGCTTTACATGCAATTTTCCTTCTCCTATTGTCTGTTATCTAACTATCTTACACTATCCAGAAAACTACACAAAATTGAAGAGAGAATCAGGGTCTGTAATTCTGCATGCATGTTCTTCAGAAGCTACAAACAGAAAATTTGTTGGCTGGCTCCAACAGCCGGCGCCACACTGCCGGTGTAGTGGCAAAATGTCACCATAGAGCTTAGCAGGGCATTCTTGACATTGGGGGAGGCATTTTTCCTGAGCAAGCTCATGACATACTCCAGGACTGCAGCATCACAAGGCAGTGTGATCTTGCCATGGCTTGCAAAGCCAAACTCCTGAGACATCTTCAGGAGCTCGCCGAAAAGCGTTGTGCTGAGGTACACCAAAGGGACCTCGAAACGCCTCCCATCGGCCGTGTACATGATGCAGTGGCCCTTGGTTGGTACAGAAGTGCAGCAACCTTCATCTTCCTTGGCTGACACTGCGAGCCTCTTCCTTCCAAGTGCTTCCACCCTTTGCCACTTCTTTGCCAATTGAGCAAGTCTCTTGGCGCCGGCCATGGTCGGTTCTCGGTCTTTGTGTTTTCAGCTGGAATTTGAGGAAGTGAGCTATGGATGTTTGAATGCTCAGTTTGTAGATGAGCTGATTGAGTGATTGTGTTGAGCTAGCTGTTTGCCGAATTTATAGGCGAGGGGAAGGACATCTTGATGGTGAACTGTGGTCGTCATTGAGAAGAGTTGGGAAGGGACAGGGCCATGAGATCTGTGGATGCAATGTTGCAGTATGATTAATTCGGATTAGATTGTGGTGGGGCCAAATGTTTGGTGTGTGCTGGAGCCTATAGTTGCAACTGGTTGGCATTGGTTTGCTTTCTTATCATTTTTGGCTGCCATACCGAACCGCATTGGGGGCAAGAGGCGTGTCGAGAACATGGCTATCGGCAACACGCGAGGATGGTACAGCGATGGTTCCAGATTCAAGGATTGAACAATGTCTGGCAGCACCGACAGATAGCTGACATGTGATGCACATTGTTCATCCTTCTATCAGTCTATTCTTTGTGAAGATTCAGTCAGTCTAGCGCATGATCTGTTTTGATCTCCGACATCTCACATGGTGGCTTCTGCTGTTGaaatttatttcttttgtgtacaTTAGTACATGACAAGGAGTACATTTTCAGCGTTACGCTATCTATGCACTTCTCCTGACAGATGCCTAACACTGTGATGTGCATTGTTCATGCTCCTTATCAGCCTATTCTTTGTGAAGAGTCCATCAAAGCTGGTGTCGGTCCAACAGATGATCTGTTTCATTTCCAGCATATCACATGGTGACTGCTTGGGCTTCTCATTTCTTCTAGGGTATGGGAGTACAGGAGGTGGTTTGGTCATATGCAACGAAAACCTCCAGAAGCACCACTGGAATTCTAAAGAGTATGGAAAATACGAGGGGCAGAGGACGACCAAAGTTGACATGGTCGGAGGCGGTAAAAAGAGACTTGAGGGACTGGAATGTCCCTAAAGATTTGGCTCTTGGTAGGACCGCATGGAAATCAGCGATCTGTGCTCAAATCTTAGTTTACCtgttcttttttctctctccttgttttgatttccttatgtttccgttgggtttcatatctagcctaccccaacttgattGAGAAAAGGCTTTAATGTCGTTGTTGTATGGGAGTACATGACTAGAAGCATAACTGTCCTGAAGTAACCTTTGTTTCCTTTCCTCTGGAAGTGGTCATGTTTCCATGCTGAAGCTGATGACTCCGATAGTCTGATGTGTGTTGTGTTGACTGTTTTGCTCCAATGCATGTATTATATTTGCAATGCAAACTTTCCAGTTATTTTTTAATTTCTTAATTAGATTTTTATTTAGTCCAACATAAGAATAAATTGAGAACAGGAAACCTCTCTCTAATAATGACATGACACACATGTACTGAGTCCTGCTAGACTGCTTTAGATTTGTACAATCTGTGACTAAAACTTATAAAACTGATGGTCCAAATGATAATCTGTTCCAATTCCTGAATTTGCAGATGATGGAAAAACACGTGTTATAAAGGAAGGTGGAGTGCATGCATGGAGCTGTCAGTGCGCAATCCAGGCAAGTGCAGGATCATCTAGTAGTAGTATCTAGTGTATTTTCGGTGCTTTGCTTGCAAATCAGCAGTGCATGCAGCTACTGCCATACTGACCAGTTGCAAATTGGCATGTGGGCTGCATgttagggtgacttcttttgggcttctaggaCAGCTTCGAGGTGGTGCACagctgaagcccaaaagaagtctccAGCTTCTACCTAGCTTATTCCTACCGAGAAGCCCAACTTCCTTCTATACCCGAAAACTGGTCACGACCTACTTCTCGAgagtttcccgagcttctccaCTCTAAACCGAATCGGTACACTGAGCTGCCCCTATGGTTGACTCAATTTACGGCAAAATGCCATCCCGAAGGAAACGTTTGGATGGAAAAGTCAGCAGGAAAGTTCCTCCAACTCGCATCGCTCCCATGGATGTTCCGTGTTGCCGCCGCCGTCACTCCTCGCCCGACCCGCCGCCTGCTCCGCCGCCCAGCAGCGCACGCCCAGCCACCTTCCCCGCCGCATCCGCTACTCGTTCTAGCGCCCAGCAGATCCCGTCGCCAGCCTCTCCACCGGCAGATTGGCGTCCAGGACAAGCTAGCCACTTCACCCCCGCCGGTTGACACAGCGTGTGATGATATATCATCTCCAGTTCCATTAGCAAGCAACCCAAATGATTTTTTTATCATGCTGGCCTCTTACTTAGCCATTAAGAAGGTCAGTATGCCATCACATTGTGATCTCCAAATAACCATCCAAACATGCACTGCTATAGAAATCAAATAAGGTTACATTTCTATATATCTTGGCTTACTGCTTACACCTTCAGTTAGCATGTCATGTTCTCAGCGCATGACCGTGTCTGTCCCTTGCCAACTTGTAATCCTATTTCCTATGCCATAGCTGCACCTAATAAAAATGCATATTTTTTTTTCTCCTATTGCCTATATTAACTATCTACACTATTCCAGGTAAACTACAGAAAACAGAGGCACTGCATCGGGGTGCATGTTCTTCAGGAGCTAGAAGCAGCAATTTTCTGGCTGGATCCAACAGATGGCATTGTGCAGTGTAGTTACAAGACGTCACCATAGAGTTGAGCAACGCGTTCTCAACCTTGGCAGAGGCATTTCTCCTGAGCAAGCACATGACATACTACATCACTTGGGCATCACAATGCAATGCGATATTGCCATCGTTTGGGAATCCAAACGCCTCCTGGGACACCCTCAGGAGCTAACCGAAGATCATCGTGCTGAGATACACCAATGGTACCTCGAAGCGCCTCCCATTGGTTGTGTACACGATGCAGTGTCCCTTGACCGCTGAAGAGGTGCAACACTCTTCATCTTCTTTGGCTGTTGCAGTCAGCCTCTTCCCCCTAAGTGATGCCATCCTTTGCCACTTCTTTGCCAATTGAGGAAGTCTTTTGGCGCTGACCATGGTTGGTTCGTGATCTTGTTCTTCAGCTGTAAATTTGGAGAAGTGAGTAATCGATGGTGTAATGCTCAATTGGTGGTGGAACGACCTGATGCTGTTGAGCTTAGCCATTTGCTGAATTTATAGCCGAGAGAAAGGACATCTTGATGGTGAAGTGTAGTTGTCGTTGGAAAAGATGGCAAGGGACAAGGCCATGGGATCAGCACATGCAGTGTTGTAGATTTGGATTAGATTGTGGTGGGCCAAATGTTCGGAGCCTGCCGGATCCAAATAGAGGTATCATCAAACCATTAGTTGGCTCGCATATCATGTCAA encodes:
- the LOC124653933 gene encoding auxin-responsive protein SAUR36-like; this translates as MAGAKRLAQLAKKWQRVEALGRKRLAVSAKEDEGCCTSVPTKGHCIMYTADGRRFEVPLVYLSTTLFGELLKMSQEFGFASHGKITLPCDAAVLEYVMSLLRKNASPNVKNALLSSMVTFCHYTGSVAPAVGASQQIFCL